One Luteolibacter flavescens DNA window includes the following coding sequences:
- a CDS encoding exosortase system-associated protein, TIGR04073 family: MKKLAVLATAVLALGGVASADIQAPPGSTYTATRKLGRGISNILYGFMELPEQIVRKSDDYGRKAGWSFGVVDGTSRSLKRLGYGFYEVFTFTCPTYRGTFKPPYERCGEDNRIEMNPSDGLSEFPPELGFESHFHHARTQRW; the protein is encoded by the coding sequence ATGAAAAAACTCGCCGTTCTCGCTACAGCCGTGCTCGCCCTTGGCGGCGTTGCTTCCGCCGATATCCAAGCTCCTCCGGGATCGACCTACACGGCGACCCGCAAGCTGGGCCGCGGCATCAGCAACATCCTCTATGGATTCATGGAACTGCCCGAGCAGATCGTCCGCAAGTCCGACGACTACGGCCGCAAGGCTGGCTGGTCCTTCGGCGTGGTGGACGGCACCAGCCGCTCCCTGAAGCGCCTCGGCTACGGCTTCTATGAAGTCTTCACCTTCACCTGCCCGACCTACCGCGGCACCTTCAAGCCGCCGTACGAGCGTTGCGGCGAAGACAACCGCATCGAGATGAACCCGTCCGACGGTCTCTCGGAGTTCCCGCCGGAACTCGGCTTCGAAAGCCACTTCCACCACGCACGCACCCAGCGCTGGTAA
- the serA gene encoding phosphoglycerate dehydrogenase — protein sequence MATYRVLVSDPISEKGVEALAAAPGISVDVNTGLKPEELLKIIGDYHGLVVRSETKVTAELLAAATNLKAVGRAGVGVDNIDRKAATDHGVIVMNTPTGNTISTAEHAFTLMLSAARNIGPAHSAVLKGDFKAARKAYQGIELNTKRLAILGMGRIGTEFAKRAQAFNMTVVAYDPFLTQTRADELKVELAATPDEALKGADVVTLHVPLTPDTNRLINAERLALMNKGALVINCARGGLIDEEALKAAIESGHIAGAGLDVFEVEPPPNDHPLFTLNKHVVFTPHLGASTNEAQENVGIQVAEQLRDFFVTGEIRNAINMPSLDAKALAEVGPYLGLARALGKLLAKLGPAGPDSLRVSYHGALAKKDTGLVSRTVLTALLEASHQEGQVNIVNVPAVAAQLGLDLVESTINAKTEFNELLVAELRKGEARYRVAGTIIGRSPRIVEIDHLYVDCNISGRFLLVENDDRPGIVGVIGTALGAASVNIANMDLSRTADRSRALTLMEVDSEPPAALIDQLRSTPGILRVLTLDL from the coding sequence ATGGCCACTTACCGCGTGCTCGTTTCGGATCCGATTTCGGAGAAAGGTGTCGAAGCCCTCGCTGCCGCCCCGGGAATCTCCGTGGATGTAAATACCGGTCTCAAGCCGGAGGAGCTTTTGAAGATCATCGGCGACTATCACGGCCTCGTTGTCCGCTCCGAGACGAAGGTCACCGCCGAGCTGCTGGCCGCCGCCACGAACCTGAAGGCCGTGGGCCGCGCCGGGGTGGGGGTGGACAATATCGACCGCAAAGCCGCCACCGACCACGGCGTGATCGTGATGAACACGCCGACCGGCAACACGATCTCGACTGCCGAGCATGCCTTCACGCTGATGCTCAGCGCCGCCCGCAATATCGGCCCGGCCCACTCCGCCGTGCTGAAGGGCGACTTCAAGGCCGCCCGCAAGGCCTACCAGGGCATAGAGCTGAATACGAAGCGCCTTGCCATCCTCGGCATGGGCCGAATCGGCACGGAATTCGCCAAGCGCGCCCAGGCCTTCAACATGACGGTGGTCGCGTACGATCCCTTCCTCACCCAGACCCGCGCCGACGAGCTGAAGGTGGAGCTGGCCGCCACGCCGGACGAGGCCCTGAAGGGTGCCGACGTGGTTACGCTGCACGTACCGCTCACCCCGGACACCAACCGCCTGATCAATGCCGAGCGCCTTGCCCTGATGAACAAGGGCGCGCTGGTCATCAATTGTGCCCGCGGCGGCCTGATCGACGAGGAAGCGCTGAAGGCGGCCATCGAATCCGGCCACATCGCCGGGGCCGGCCTCGATGTTTTCGAGGTGGAGCCGCCGCCGAACGATCACCCGCTTTTCACTCTGAACAAGCACGTCGTCTTCACCCCGCACCTCGGTGCCTCGACGAATGAGGCGCAGGAAAACGTGGGCATCCAAGTGGCCGAGCAGCTCCGCGATTTCTTCGTCACCGGCGAGATTCGGAATGCAATCAACATGCCGTCGCTGGACGCAAAGGCGCTGGCGGAAGTCGGCCCCTATCTCGGCCTCGCCCGCGCGCTCGGCAAGCTGCTGGCAAAGCTTGGCCCGGCCGGCCCGGACTCGCTGCGCGTGTCCTACCACGGCGCCCTCGCGAAGAAGGACACCGGCCTCGTTTCCCGCACGGTGCTGACCGCCCTGTTGGAGGCATCGCATCAGGAAGGCCAGGTGAATATTGTCAATGTCCCCGCCGTTGCCGCCCAGCTCGGCCTCGATCTCGTGGAATCGACGATCAATGCGAAGACGGAATTCAACGAGCTGCTCGTCGCTGAGCTCCGCAAGGGCGAGGCCCGCTACCGCGTGGCCGGAACGATCATCGGCCGCTCGCCGCGGATCGTGGAAATCGACCACCTCTACGTGGACTGCAATATTTCCGGCCGCTTCCTGCTGGTGGAGAATGACGACCGCCCGGGCATCGTCGGCGTGATCGGCACCGCCCTCGGCGCCGCCAGCGTGAATATCGCGAACATGGACCTCAGCCGCACCGCCGACCGCAGCCGCGCGCTGACTCTCATGGAAGTCGATTCCGAGCCGCCCGCCGCCCTCATCGACCAGCTCCGCAGCACCCCGGGCATCCTGCGCGTGCTGACGCTGGATCTCTGA
- the ilvD gene encoding dihydroxy-acid dehydratase — MPDPTRPYSSLMLDGPDRAPSRAMLYAVGFKKEDFAKPHIGIASTWSQVTPCNIHIDRLARESANGADAAGGKAVIFNTITISDGISMGTEGMKYSLVSREVIADSIETVVGCEGMDGFVAIGGCDKNMPACVMAMARMNRPSVFVYGGTILPGCATIKGEQKDLDIVSVFEAVGKHASGEYSDEELETVESCAIPGEGSCGGMYTANTMASAIEALGMSLPNSSAQAAVSEDKMRDCFDAGAAVLNMINLGIKPRDIMTRKAFENAITVVIALGGSTNAVLHLLAMAHAAEVELSINDFTEIGKKVPLLADLKPSGKYSMAALVKIGGTVPLLRILLEAGLLHGDCLTVTGKTLAENLANSKIHYPEGQEIIRPLDNPIKKDSHLRILYGNLAPGGAVAKITGKEGEVFTGRARVFDSEDEGMKAILDNLIVEGDVIVIRREGPKGGPGMREMLGPTSAIMGLGLGKKVALITDGRFSGGSHGFVVGHITPEAHDGGPIGLLVEGDIVTIDAVNNVLSVDLDDAALKARRENWTPPAPRYTRGVLAKYAKLTTSASEGAVTDKYL, encoded by the coding sequence ATGCCCGACCCGACCAGACCCTACTCCTCACTCATGCTCGACGGCCCGGACCGCGCGCCCTCGCGTGCGATGCTCTACGCCGTCGGCTTCAAGAAGGAAGACTTCGCCAAGCCGCACATCGGCATCGCTTCCACCTGGTCGCAGGTCACCCCGTGCAACATCCACATCGACCGCCTCGCCCGGGAATCCGCCAACGGCGCGGACGCAGCAGGTGGCAAGGCCGTGATCTTCAACACGATCACCATTTCCGACGGCATCTCGATGGGCACCGAGGGGATGAAGTACTCGCTCGTCTCCCGCGAGGTCATCGCCGACTCGATCGAGACGGTGGTGGGCTGCGAGGGCATGGACGGCTTCGTCGCGATCGGTGGCTGTGACAAGAACATGCCGGCCTGCGTGATGGCGATGGCGCGGATGAACCGCCCGTCGGTTTTCGTCTATGGCGGCACCATCCTGCCGGGCTGCGCCACCATCAAGGGCGAGCAAAAGGACCTCGATATCGTATCCGTCTTCGAAGCGGTCGGAAAGCACGCGTCCGGCGAGTATTCCGACGAGGAACTCGAGACCGTGGAAAGCTGCGCCATCCCCGGCGAAGGCTCCTGCGGCGGCATGTACACGGCGAATACGATGGCATCCGCGATCGAGGCGCTGGGCATGTCCCTGCCAAACTCCTCCGCACAGGCCGCGGTGTCCGAGGACAAGATGCGCGACTGCTTCGACGCCGGTGCCGCCGTGTTGAACATGATCAATCTCGGCATCAAGCCGCGCGACATCATGACGCGGAAGGCCTTCGAAAACGCCATCACCGTGGTGATCGCGCTCGGTGGCTCGACGAATGCGGTGCTGCACCTTCTCGCCATGGCGCACGCCGCCGAGGTGGAACTCTCGATCAATGACTTCACGGAGATCGGCAAGAAGGTTCCGCTGCTCGCGGACCTGAAGCCCTCCGGCAAGTATTCCATGGCCGCGCTCGTGAAGATCGGCGGCACCGTGCCGCTGCTCCGCATCCTGCTCGAGGCCGGCCTGCTCCACGGTGACTGCCTCACCGTGACCGGCAAGACGCTGGCGGAAAACCTCGCCAACTCGAAGATCCACTACCCCGAGGGCCAGGAAATCATCCGCCCGCTCGACAATCCGATCAAGAAGGACAGCCACCTGCGCATCCTCTACGGCAATCTCGCCCCCGGCGGCGCGGTGGCCAAGATCACCGGCAAGGAAGGCGAGGTCTTCACCGGCCGTGCCCGCGTCTTCGACTCCGAGGACGAAGGCATGAAGGCGATCCTCGACAATCTGATCGTGGAGGGCGACGTGATCGTCATCCGCCGCGAGGGGCCGAAGGGCGGCCCCGGCATGCGTGAGATGCTCGGGCCGACCAGCGCCATCATGGGCCTGGGTCTCGGCAAGAAGGTCGCGCTCATCACCGACGGTCGCTTCTCCGGCGGCAGCCACGGCTTCGTGGTCGGCCACATCACCCCGGAAGCACACGACGGCGGCCCGATCGGCCTGCTCGTGGAAGGTGACATCGTCACCATCGACGCGGTGAACAACGTCCTCTCCGTGGATCTCGACGATGCCGCGCTGAAGGCCCGCCGTGAGAACTGGACCCCGCCTGCCCCGCGCTACACCCGCGGCGTGCTGGCGAAGTATGCCAAGCTCACGACCAGCGCCAGCGAGGGCGCCGTGACGGACAAGTATCTCTGA
- a CDS encoding DUF3108 domain-containing protein, with translation MKVAALLLTLSLPVMADWKAEVTPAKLGPHPKITPQEFDYRLSWNGMVDAGKLTFSFGKKDPKYPSDYVARAHGGSTGVASKLYKSNVALISRLDPATLKPRFSVGVQDEGKEIVTTRSSWAGTQVTSERITKVAKTGAETTAETKFIFTPVHDIFSAMLHVRSHKLANGDKLVLPLMPFNKPYLMRVHVLGREKFAGRDTIKLSVALQKIDPKSKALLPYKKMKSTTLWLSDDANRIPVELRSEVFIGDVRMTLAADRKL, from the coding sequence ATGAAAGTCGCCGCATTGCTCCTGACCCTCAGCCTGCCAGTCATGGCGGATTGGAAAGCGGAAGTCACCCCTGCCAAGCTCGGACCGCACCCGAAGATCACCCCGCAGGAATTCGACTACCGGCTCTCATGGAACGGCATGGTGGATGCCGGGAAGCTCACCTTCAGCTTCGGGAAAAAGGACCCGAAGTATCCCTCGGACTACGTCGCTCGGGCGCATGGCGGCAGCACCGGCGTGGCCTCCAAGCTCTACAAGAGCAACGTGGCCCTGATCTCCCGTCTCGACCCCGCCACCCTGAAGCCGCGCTTCTCCGTGGGCGTGCAGGACGAGGGGAAGGAGATCGTCACCACCCGCAGCAGTTGGGCAGGCACGCAGGTCACCAGCGAGCGCATCACCAAGGTGGCGAAAACCGGTGCCGAGACGACCGCCGAGACGAAATTCATTTTCACCCCGGTGCATGACATCTTCTCGGCCATGCTGCATGTCCGCAGCCACAAGCTCGCAAATGGCGACAAGCTTGTCTTGCCGCTGATGCCCTTCAACAAGCCATACTTGATGAGGGTTCATGTCTTGGGTCGTGAAAAATTTGCAGGGAGGGACACCATCAAGTTGTCTGTGGCGTTGCAAAAGATCGATCCCAAGTCGAAGGCGCTTTTGCCTTACAAAAAGATGAAAAGCACCACTCTGTGGCTCTCAGATGATGCAAATCGCATTCCTGTGGAGCTGCGATCCGAGGTTTTCATCGGCGATGTGAGGATGACTTTGGCCGCCGACCGAAAACTTTGA